The Acidobacteriota bacterium region GGCGCTGGGCCGGACGGTGACGCAGCCCGCGGGACAGGGGGGGGCGGACCCCGCCCACGTCGCCGATAACGACGAGAGCACCCAGTGGATCGGCGCGGACGTCGACGGTGCGGGTTTCACGGTGGATCTCGGGGAGGTGACGGCGATCGGCAGCCTCGAGCTGGTATGGGGGAGCGAAACCGGGGGCGCCGCCGCCTCGGCCGAGAGCCGGCATCCCGCCGAGTTCAGCGTGCAGGTGTCGGATGACGGCGCCGGCTGGAGGAATTTCGATTCCTATGCGGGGGGCGAAGTGGACACCGGCTGGTTCGGCGTCCGGCAGGCCGACCCGGCGCCCGGTACCGGGGAGCATGCGGGGTTCGACATCTCCAACGGGGTGCCGGGGCCGGTGGCGACGGTCAAGGTTTCCTTCGCCGGCAACGACGCATTCCCGGTGCGGATTCCCGTGCAGCAGAAGGCGCGCTACGTGCGCTTCACGGCAACGAAACGGAGGGAGGTGGCCGAGCAGGGGAACCGGGTGGTGCCGGTCAGGGTCAGGGAAATCCGGATCTATGCGGAAACCGCGGCCGAAGTCGCCCAGAGCATGGTCCGCACCTACGCGCTGGACGACTCCCAGGCCGAGCTCAGCTTCCGGGCGGACGTGCACAATTACGGGCCGGAGCCGGCGGAGGTGACGCTCGAAGGCGTCATCACCCCCGGAGACGTGCGCTTTTCCCGCACGATCAGCGTCCCGGGGAACGGCCGCCGGGAAGCTGTGATCGACGGCATTCTCCTCAACGACCCGGAGCTCTGGTGGCCTAACACCTACGGGGGGCAGCCGCTCTACACCGCCACGGTGACCGCCCGCCGGGCGGGGGGCGTCGAGGACCGGTCGAGTTTCCGGTTCGGGGTGAGGGAATTCACCTACCCCATCGACGGCAACCGGCTCACGATCTACTGCAACGGCACCCGGATCGTGGCCAAGGGGGGGAACTGGGGGATGGACGACGGCCTGAAGACCGACACGCCCCAAAAATACGACGACAAGATGCGGCTGCACGCCGAGGCCAACTTCACCATGATCCGCAACTGGGTCGGGATGACCAACCACCGCGCCTTCTACGAGGCGGCGGACCGCTACGGCATCCTCCTCTGGGACGACTTCTGGCTGGCAAACCCGGCCGACGGCCCGAACCCGGACGACGAGAGGATGTTTCTCGACAACGCCGTCGACAAGATCCGCAAGGTCCGGCGCCACCCGTCGCTCGCCCTCTACTGCGGCCGCAACGAGGCCAACCCGCCGAAAACGCTCGACGCCGGCCTGAGGCGGCTCACCCGGGATCATGACCGCACGCGGATCTACATCCCGAACTCCGCCGCCGACCCGGTGGGGAGCGGCGGGGGCTACGCCGTCGCGGCCATGCCCAACCGCAACGACGGGACGGGGATCCGGGAGTATTTCAACGAGGTCCCCTACGTCACGCTCCGGAGCGAATGCGGCATCCCCAACGTGCCGAGCCTCGAAAGCATGCGCAGGTTCCTCCCCGAGGAAAAACTCTGGCCCATCAACGAATCGTGGGCGCTGCACGACTGGACCTACCACATGAACGGGCCGGCCAATACCTACATGGACGCGCTGCAGCTCTACAAGCCCGGCGGCTTCACCGTCCCCACCGACCGGGTCCAGGGGCAGAAGCCCGACCCGTCCGACCCCGTCTTCGCCCGCTACAGGAAGGAGATCCTCGAAATGGTGGCGGCCGCCGGGCGGGCCTACACCCTGGAGGAATTCCAGAGGATGGCCCAGATGATCAACTACGAGAACTTCAAGGGGGTGTACGAGGGGCTGACGGTGAAGCGCTCGAACGGCTTCCTGATGTGGATGAGCCAGTCCTCCTGGCCCAGCTTCATGTGGCAGACCTACGACTGGTATCTCGACACCAACGCCGGCTACTTCGGCGCCAGGGCGGCCAACCAGCCGACCCACGCCGTCTGGGACCCGCGCGACGACGCCGTCGTGCTCTCGAACCTCTCGACGGCGGCCTATTCCGGCGTCGTCACGAGTCTCAGGGTATTCGATCTCGACGGCCGGCCGGTGACGGATCGGGAGTGGGTCACCCCTGCGCTCGGCCCCGACGCATACGGCATCCGGCTCGGGACGGCCGATTTCTCGCAATCCCCCACCGACCTGGTCTTTATCCGGCTCTCCGTGCGGGACGGATCCGGCCGGCTGCTGGGCGACAACCTCTACTGGCACAACCGGAAGGACTACATGCGCTACGAGGGGCTCAACCGGCTGCCCGAGGTGCGCCTCCGCGCCGCGGTCTCGCCGCGCGTCACCGTCGACGAGGAAAGGGGGCGGGGGAACGTGCGCTACACCCTCACCTTCCGGAACGACGGGCCCGCCCCGGCGGTCCAGACCCGCATCCGCACCCTGGCCGGGGAGGCGGGGCGCGACATCCTCCCCGCCTTCTACAGCGACAACTATTTCGGGCTGATGCCGGGGGAGAGCAAGACGGTCACCGTGGAGTTCGATCCGCGCCGCCTCGGCGGGGAGCGCCCGCGCTTCCTGCTCGGCGGCTGGAACACCCGGCCGGAGACGATCGAGCCGGTGGAATGAAAACGATATGCCCCTGGAAAAATTCCGCTCGATCGAGGAGATGAACGCGGCGCCCGTCCGCAAGACGGCGGACGCCGCGTTCTGGCGCTTCCGGCGCCACTCGTCCCGCTACCGGCGGATCGTGCGGACGGAGCGTCCACGCGGAGTGTTCCGGTTCCGGTCGCTCCAGGAGGCACAGGCCGCCCGAAGGAACGGGTGACGGCGCGTCAGTGGACCGCCGGTTTCGATTGTTTGGCGAAGAAGGCGTACACCGCCGGCAGCGCCGCTTCGATGACGGGACCGTGGCTGATCCCCGGCATCTCCACGTACTCGTGCGTCAACCCGAGTTCCCGGGCCTTGGCCACCCAGCGCTGCGTGTTGGCGACCGGCACTACTTCGTCCGCGTCCCCGTGCACGAAGAGGATGGGGGTTTCGGGGATCGCCTTCATGCTGTCCGGGTCGATGGTGAAGGCCGCGGCGGCGATCGGGGCCAGCGCCGCCCAGATCGAGGGGTATTTCACCCCGAGGTGGAGCGTTCCCGCTCCCCCCATGGAGTGTCCCATCAGGTAGATGCGCCGCTCGTCGACCTTGAACTCCCCGCGGACGAGGTCGAGGACGTGCATCACGTCCTTCTCGCTCAGTTCGTTCAGGTTCTCCGGGTCGTCGGGATTGGAGAACATCGAAGGCTTCGGCTTCGCGGCCGCCCCTTCGGATCCCGCGGGCTTCGGCTTGGGCCCGAATCCTTTCATGGAAATGCCGTACCAGCCGCGCACGTTGTATCCCATCGGGCCCACGAGGATGTAGCCCCCCTCTTCGGCCAGTTCGAGGGCCTTCGCCCCGAACATGATCGCCGGCCCCGCGCCCAGCCCGTGCAGGGTGACGATGAGGGGGGCTTTTTCCTCCTTGCGCACCTTGGAGGAGATGAACAGCGCGTACTCCATCTTTTCGCCGGTTTCCTCGAAGAGGTAGGACCGCATCTGGACGCGCGGGTCGACCTTCATCGGCATGAAGTCCCCGCGCTTTGCGGGGGGCGCCTTGCGCGCGTCCCGGGGCGCGGACGGCTGGGAGGAAACGGGCGCGATCAGGCCGAAGCCGAGGCCGAGCGCGGCCAGGGAGAGGGTGACGACGGTTCTGCGGATAGGGTTCATGACGGTTCTCCAGGTGTGGTTTCGGTAGACCCCCACGGGGGGCGGTTCAGCGTTTCGTTTCGTAGAAGGTGAGGGCGACCCCCCCCTGTCCCATGCGGGGGCTCGAGCTCAGGTAGCGCCCCCCGTTCAGCCACGCGTAGGGGCCGTCCACCCGGACTTCGAAGGTGGGCGCCAGCCGGTTCATGGTCCCGCCGTTGCGCACCAGGATCACCTCCCCTTCCTCCGTCTGCCAGAGGTAGCGGGCATCGATGGTGGGTGGGCTGGCCAGGTTCTGGTAGTCGGCGCCGCCCGGCAGGACCTTGCCGCGGATCCTGCCGCTTACGCTCCCGCCCGTGATCGGGATGATGTTGCGCACGCGGTCGCCCGCGGGCCCCACCATCTGGGTCGGCCCGAGCGTCACGTTCTCGTCGATCAGCATCGCCCCGCGCTCCTCCTCGGGCCCAGCCTTGCGGTAGTCCCGGGGCTGGTCGGGGAGGCCCTCAGGCTTGGTCACCCGGACCGGATCCTTGTCCTGTCCCCCGGCGACGACGGCCGAGACGTCGAAAACGGCAATCGTCATCTTTCCCGCCGCCTCGTCGACCGTTCGACGGGCGGCGTAGGTCCCCCGGTTGAGCCAGGCGTAGGCGCTGTCGTTCGGCGCCTCGAACGCGGGGACCATCCGGACGTCGCCCGGGTCCGCCGCCGTCCCCGCGCCCCACATGTAGATGTACTTCCCGTCCCCGGTGCGCAGGACGAGGATCTCCTCGATCTCCATGCCGCCGGGGAATTCCAGCTGGAGGTCGAGCCCGCCCGGCATGACCGAGCCCCGGATCCTGGCGCCCGATACCGTCCCCCCCTCGACCACCAGTACCTTCCGCTGGCCGTAGGGCGTCCGGCCGAGGTCGTGGACCGTGCCGAGGAGCAGCTGGGCCTCCAGCACCGGCACCCCCTCTTCGGGCGCCGGGATCCCTTCGGGCATCCCGCAGGGCCAGGCCCGGTGCGGGACGAGGACCCTGTTTCTCCCCGCGCTCCGCGACCCCTCCGGGGCCGCCCCGCGCAACGGGTGGCCGGGCAGGGCGAGGAGTGCGCCGAGCAGCGCGAGGAGGGTGACGGTGTTGCGACCGTAGACTTTCATGACAGGACCTTTCCGGTTTCGCACGCTTCCCTCGTCAGGGAGCCGTGCATGTGTAGGAGGCCGCCGCGCCCTTCGGGCCGCCGACATATTTCGGGTAGGCCGGGTAGGAGCACATCGGGAGGCTCCGCTCCCCCGCACTTACGGTCACGGCCGCAGGCGGCGTCCCCTGCTCGACCCACCGGATCAGCAGATCGAAACGGCTGAAGCCGCTGGGAATCGGGGCCGGCTCGATCGGGCGGCCGTCGCCGTCCACCGAATGGGAGGTGCCGCTCAGCCCGTGCCCCGTCTGCGGGAGCACGAAAAAGCGGGCGAAGGCATCGACCTTCTCCCTCCCCATCGCGTCGATGACCGACTGGAAATAATCGAGCTGCGCGCCGGGGGACGCCAGGGTGTCATTGGTCCCGATGGCGACGATCATCTTCCCCCCGCGCCGGAGGAAGGGCTCCAGGTTCGGGTCGGTGGAGTCGAGCGCCAGGGAGAGTTCGCGCCTCCGGGCGTCGAGGCGCCCCCCCTCGACGTAATCGAGCGGGTTGGCACCGAGGTCCTGCATCAGGAACCCCGTCACGCCCAGGGTTCCGAGATGGTTGTGGGCCGGGGCGGTTTCGGGCGCCCCTTCCTGGCCGCGAAAGCGTCGGGCGGCTACGATGCCGCTGCTCGCGGCGTCGGTGTTCGGCACCCACATCCCGAAGGATTGGACGCCATGGGCCAGGGGGGTCGCGAAGCGGTAGGGGCTGTAGACGAACTCGAGCGTGGAGATCTGGCCGTCGGTCAGGCAGGCGGCGGCGCTCGTGTCCTCGGGGTTCGGGTCGACATTGTCGGGGCAGCGCTTCGCCTTCCATGGATCGCGGCCCGGCTCGCCCCGCCTGACGTCGAAGATCGCCCGGCAGGCCATGTAGTTGTTGATGACCCCGTCGGTGAGCCCGTCCAGCCCGTCGCACTGCCGCATGAATTCCGCCCGGATCGCGTTGGTCTTGGCCGGGGTCACCCAGCGGGCCAGGGGCTTTTCCTGGATCCGGATCAGGTCGGGGGCGAGCATGAGGGTGGTGAGGCTCACGATCGGGACGTTGGCCGCCACCCCGTCATAGTCCGCGGGGTAGCGCTGGGCCACGGTCAGCGCCTCGCGCCCCCCCTGGGAGGTGCCGAAGAAGTAGTTGTAGCGTGGTTTTTTCCCGTACATCCTTTCGATCAGCACCAGGGCGGCGTCGTGCGTCTTCTTGAGCTGCATGTAGCCCAGGTTCCGGATCGCCTCGTCGTTGAGGGCCCAGTCGTCGCCCGAACCGGCTCCCGGCGCCGTCTTGCGGCCGAACCCGAAGCTCATCTGGTGCCCCGAATCGCTGCCATAGGTGGCGAACCCCCGCCCGATCAGGGAAGGTCCCGGCCCCATGTCCACCCCGCCCAGGAGGTTGGGGATCATGCCGTTCATCCCCCCGCCCCCGAGCTGGGCCGCACGGCCGCTCCAGGAGGCGGGCAGGACCACCTGGAAATGGATCGGCCTGGCGGTGGTTTCGGTGGAAACGGGGGCCATCGACCCGTTCACGCTGCAGTAAGCCGGGCCGGTCCCGGCCGCCTCCTTCCAGACGGGAGGGTCGAGCGTCACGGCCGAGACCGGTTCGCCGATGGCCGAGACCGGGATGGCGGAGCCGAGCCTGGCCGCCGTGCAGTCCCCGCTGCTGATTTCCTTGCCCGCCCCGGAAGCCCCGGCCTGCGCCGGGCACGGGGACGCCCCGGCGAAAAGGCCCGCCAGGACCAGAACACATCCCGCCCCTCTGCTCATTGTCCCATTCATCCGCACGTCTCCTTTTTCCTTCGCCATCCTAGGGGATCTGTTTCTTCACGAACGTCCACTTGGCGTGGGCGCAGAGGCCGCAGTCGGGACCGGTGAACAGCTTTCCCGCCGTTTTGTTCCCCTTCAACTGCCAGTCCAGCCAGGCCGAGGCAACGCGGCCGAATTCCCCGCCGTTCGGCTCCATGTAGGTCCCCCCGTGGCCCACGTCGAGGTTGGCCATGGCCACCGGGACCTTGTCGATTTTTGCGAAATCGTCGGTCGCGTTCGGATAGGCGATATCCTTCTCGCCGCCGATGACATAGAAAACGGGGGCGTGCAGCCGCGCGAGCAGCGCCTTGTCCACCGCCGGCATCGACATCATCATCTTCGGCGCCGCTCCCGTCTTTGGCGGCGCTCCCGTCTTCGGCGCGGCTTTGGAAGCGGGCGCCTTGGGCATCCCTTCCTTCGGC contains the following coding sequences:
- a CDS encoding DUF3237 domain-containing protein; the protein is MKVYGRNTVTLLALLGALLALPGHPLRGAAPEGSRSAGRNRVLVPHRAWPCGMPEGIPAPEEGVPVLEAQLLLGTVHDLGRTPYGQRKVLVVEGGTVSGARIRGSVMPGGLDLQLEFPGGMEIEEILVLRTGDGKYIYMWGAGTAADPGDVRMVPAFEAPNDSAYAWLNRGTYAARRTVDEAAGKMTIAVFDVSAVVAGGQDKDPVRVTKPEGLPDQPRDYRKAGPEEERGAMLIDENVTLGPTQMVGPAGDRVRNIIPITGGSVSGRIRGKVLPGGADYQNLASPPTIDARYLWQTEEGEVILVRNGGTMNRLAPTFEVRVDGPYAWLNGGRYLSSSPRMGQGGVALTFYETKR
- a CDS encoding prolyl oligopeptidase family serine peptidase; its protein translation is MNPIRRTVVTLSLAALGLGFGLIAPVSSQPSAPRDARKAPPAKRGDFMPMKVDPRVQMRSYLFEETGEKMEYALFISSKVRKEEKAPLIVTLHGLGAGPAIMFGAKALELAEEGGYILVGPMGYNVRGWYGISMKGFGPKPKPAGSEGAAAKPKPSMFSNPDDPENLNELSEKDVMHVLDLVRGEFKVDERRIYLMGHSMGGAGTLHLGVKYPSIWAALAPIAAAAFTIDPDSMKAIPETPILFVHGDADEVVPVANTQRWVAKARELGLTHEYVEMPGISHGPVIEAALPAVYAFFAKQSKPAVH
- a CDS encoding tannase/feruloyl esterase family alpha/beta hydrolase — translated: MSRGAGCVLVLAGLFAGASPCPAQAGASGAGKEISSGDCTAARLGSAIPVSAIGEPVSAVTLDPPVWKEAAGTGPAYCSVNGSMAPVSTETTARPIHFQVVLPASWSGRAAQLGGGGMNGMIPNLLGGVDMGPGPSLIGRGFATYGSDSGHQMSFGFGRKTAPGAGSGDDWALNDEAIRNLGYMQLKKTHDAALVLIERMYGKKPRYNYFFGTSQGGREALTVAQRYPADYDGVAANVPIVSLTTLMLAPDLIRIQEKPLARWVTPAKTNAIRAEFMRQCDGLDGLTDGVINNYMACRAIFDVRRGEPGRDPWKAKRCPDNVDPNPEDTSAAACLTDGQISTLEFVYSPYRFATPLAHGVQSFGMWVPNTDAASSGIVAARRFRGQEGAPETAPAHNHLGTLGVTGFLMQDLGANPLDYVEGGRLDARRRELSLALDSTDPNLEPFLRRGGKMIVAIGTNDTLASPGAQLDYFQSVIDAMGREKVDAFARFFVLPQTGHGLSGTSHSVDGDGRPIEPAPIPSGFSRFDLLIRWVEQGTPPAAVTVSAGERSLPMCSYPAYPKYVGGPKGAAASYTCTAP